A part of Oncorhynchus masou masou isolate Uvic2021 chromosome 21, UVic_Omas_1.1, whole genome shotgun sequence genomic DNA contains:
- the mtres1 gene encoding mitochondrial transcription rescue factor 1, with the protein MQGLLIQALALRQLGRLSTRKLLNPGPGPYWTEWCPRTLHTRQLCGSPSFLTLGGHKLPKRWNSAKSRLVLHQVRFKSSKKKGGAKVVQEEEEDDEKDLEDSDYDDEPEDDSSVPKDYKDIEKYVQSFRYDVIMKAGLDIARNKVEDAFYGNKLWLNGQKLVKKSKLVKVGDTLDLVLLENKETDTVTLLRVIIKKELGESKDGDRYKVVLRRWKNLELPKQNAFKQ; encoded by the exons ATGCAGGGATTGTTGATACAGGCACTGGCACTGAGACAGTTGGGAAGGCTGAGTACCCGAAAGCTGCTGAACCCTGGACCGGGACCTTACTGGACAGAATGGTGCCCAAGGACACTACACACCCGCCAGCTGTGTGGTTCCCCCTCTTTCCTGACCCTTGGGGGACACAAGCTTCCTAAACGCTGGAATTCAGCTAAGAGCAGGTTGGTTCTTCATCAGGTGAGGTTCAAAAGCAGCAAGAAGAAAGGAGGCGCAAAGGTCgtacaggaagaggaagaagatgaTGAAAAGGACCTGGAGGACAGTGACTATGACGATGAACCTGAGGATGACTCCAGTGTGCCAAAAGACTACAAAGACATAGAGAAATATGTGCAGTCCTTTCGATATGATGTTATCATGAAAGCTGGCCTTGACATAGCACGCAA CAAAGTGGAGGATGCATTCTATGGCAACAAGCTTTGGCTAAATGGACAGAAACTTGTCAAGAAAAGTAAATTG GTTAAAGTTGGGGACACCTTGGACCTGGTATTGTTAGAGAACAAAGAAACAGACACTGTCACGCTTTTGAGAGTCATCATCAAGAAGGAATTGGGTGAATCCAAGGATGGAGACCGGTACAAAGTTGTTCTGAGGCGCTGGAAAAACTTAGAACTTCCCAAGCAGAATGCCTTTAAACAATGA
- the LOC135508074 gene encoding BEN domain-containing protein 3-like isoform X1: MNSSDHRENTDGEMLEIEREPIQDIKTETDECTISETTEGPRRWYLGTSEVTRKRIAKDMGCDSHNSELLQSTSSKRVRVSSEAGRRLLRRLSEESTRPQSLCLTSAEKDPAQEKTIASYRKPLYSISHRITEKKHISSLDQQAENEGGVQLSYRNLLSPQLVNTGEHSRSEPLSALGAAGSMSSTDSNLYSLIEKMFFILNTLNSSMTQLHSKVDLLSLEVTRIKKQVKPSEMATEFQPPPEYLLTSEELSQLMEQTSNAGELGCRLLVHLFPELFKAKVCTPGCIANKRTLDSLQLQLIRNYVKVCFPLVKNNNIWQDECLLQINNFFNRFWAQKDMESGPQSCGRQTITDFGLKAERNQPCHFINEEGQEVHIDLDSNSDHTNNKVVVPDLVFDTQEVGEDLDKLSSPEDFMFLVNRVFPEVFEEGKLPEGSVGKMILDSDRIEIIRKYMEANFPDIPEDSWLHVCVQRIEDAIEGYHSNGNGSEPENMNDESYGSTSLPDDVSIIKISDMCDYERPGHRSKKSLLVPVDFEQLEIPLPDFSVPQEYLLSREQLRNNYDCSLSIGNFASRLLVLTFPELFTYENTRKHYNCSGSLGKKQLDPVRVNLIRHYVELLYPQAKNDRVWTLEFVGKLDERCRRRDTEQRRSYQQQPKVYAPELEQGPVDFVAACQVNQLNTEHLKEDFEIPPLPPEKSSKDFCMIPLEELKVSIPGFPVPLVYLLSDTEVREIVQQSLSVGNFAARLLVRLFPELFTQENLRLQYNHSGACNKKQLDPVRLRLIRHYVEAVYPVEKMEEVWHYECVPSIDERCRRPNRKKCDILKKAKRSNTVS, from the exons ATGAATTCCTCTGACCATAGGGAAAACACAGATGGCGAAATGCTGGAGATAG AGCGAGAACCCATTCAAGACATCAAGACGGAGACAGATGAATGTACTATTAGTGAGACAACTGAAGGACCCCGCAGATGGTACCTTGGAACTAGTGAGGTCACCAGGAAACGTATTGCCAAGGACATGGGCTGTGACTCACACAATTCTGAATTGCTCCAGTCTACCAGCAGCAAAAGAGTCAGGGTTTCTAGTGAG gCAGGGCGGCGCTTGCTGAGGAGATTGTCTGAAGAGTCCACAAGGCCACAATCTCTCTGCCTGACATCTGCAGAGAAGGACCCTGCCCAGGAGAAGACTATAGCCTCTTACAGGAAGCCTCTCTACAGCATCTCTCACAGAATCACAGAGAAGAAGCACATATCAAGCCTGGACCAGCAGGCTGAGAATGAGGGAGGAGTGCAGCTAAGCTACAGAAATCTCTTATCCCCTCAACTGGTCAATACAGGGGAACACAGCCGAAGTGAACCCCTCTCTGCCCTGGGGGCAGCAGGGTCCATGTCTTCAACAGACTCTAATCTATACTCCCTCATTGAGAAGATGTTTTTCATCCTCAATACGCTTAACTCAAGCATGACCCAACTGCACAGCAAGGTGGATCTACTTTCCCTGGAGGTCACTCGCATCAAAAAACAGGTCAAACCCTCAGAGATGGCAACTGAGTTCCAGCCTCCTCCAGAATACCTGTTGACAAGTGAGGAGCTGAGTCAACTGATGGAGCAGACATCAAATGCTGGCGAGTTGGGTTGTCGACTGCTAGTACATCTCTTCCCAGAACTTTTTAAAGCCAAGGTGTGCACTCCTGGTTGTATTGCCAACAAGAGAACGTTGGATTCCCTACAGCTGCAGCTAATACGCAACTATGTGAAGGTGTGTTTTCCTCTGGTAAAGAATAACAACATTTGGCAGGATGAATGCCTATTACAGATTAATAACTTCTTTAACCGCTTCTGGGCTCAGAAGGATATGGAGAGCGGGCCACAGTCATGTGGGAGACAGACTATTACAGACTTTGGTTTAAAAGCTGAACGGAACCAGCCCTGCCATTTTATAAATGAGGAGGGGCAAGAAGTGCACATCGACTTAGACTCCAATAGTGACCACACCAACAATAAAGTAGTAGTGCCAGACCTTGTGTTTGACACTCAGGAGGTTGGAGAGGATCTTGATAAGCTCTCCTCCCCTGAAGACTTTATGTTTCTTGTAAACAGAGTTTTCCCAGAGGTTTTTGAGGAGGGGAAATTACCAGAGGGTAGTGTGGGAAAGATGATCCTGGACTCGGACAGGATCGAGATTATTCGTAAGTACATGGAAGCTAATTTTCCTGACATCCCAGAGGATAGTtggctgcatgtgtgtgtgcagcgCATAGAAGATGCAATAGAGGGTTATCACAGTAACGGTAATGGCAGTGAGCCTGAGAACATGAACGATGAGAGCTATGGCTCCACAAGCCTCCCTGATGATGTCTCTATCATCAAGATCAGTGACATGTGTGACTACGAGAGACCAGGTCATAGGTCAAAAAAGTCGTTGCTTGTGCCAGTCGATTTTGAACAACTTGAGATCCCCTTACCAGATTTCAGTGTGCCTCAAGAGTATCTGCTCTCTAGGGAGCAACTGAGGAACAACTATGACTGTAGCTTGTCAATTGGGAACTTTGCCTCTCGCCTCTTGGTACTTACATTCCCTGAGCTCTTCACCTACGAGAACACACGGAAGCATTACAACTGTAGTGGCTCTCTTGGGAAGAAACAGCTTGATCCTGTGCGGGTCAACCTTATTCGCCACTATGTAGAGCTACTATATCCACAGGCCAAGAATGACAGAGTGTGGACCCTGGAATTTGTGGGTAAACTGGACGAGCGGTGCAGGCGACGAGACACGGAACAACGGAGGTCGTACCAGCAGCAACCCAAAGTCTATGCTCCGGAGTTGGAGCAAGGGCCTGTGGACTTTGTGGCTGCTTGCCAAGTGAACCAGCTCAACACAGAGCACTTGAAGGAGGACTTTGAGATCCCTCCACTACCCCCTGAAAAAAGTAGCAAAGACTTCTGCATGATCCCCCTGGAGGAATTGAAGGTGTCGATTCCAGGCTTCCCAGTGCCTTTGGTCTACTTGCTCTCAGACACTGAGGTGCGAGAGATTGTCCAGCAGAGCCTTTCAGTGGGAAACTTTGCCGCCCGCCTACTGGTGCGCCTCTTCCCTGAGCTCTTCACTCAGGAGAACCTGCGGCTTCAGTATAACCATTCAGGCGCCTGCAACAAGAAGCAGCTGGATCCAGTGCGTCTCAGGCTCATACGCCACTATGTAGAAGCCGTGTACCCAGTTGAGAAGATGGAGGAGGTCTGGCATTATGAATGTGTGCCAAGCATAGATGAGCGATGCCGGCGGCCCAACCGCAAGAAGTGTGACATACTGAAGAAGGCCAAGAGATCAAATACTGTGTCCTAG
- the LOC135508074 gene encoding BEN domain-containing protein 3-like isoform X2 codes for MLEIEREPIQDIKTETDECTISETTEGPRRWYLGTSEVTRKRIAKDMGCDSHNSELLQSTSSKRVRVSSEAGRRLLRRLSEESTRPQSLCLTSAEKDPAQEKTIASYRKPLYSISHRITEKKHISSLDQQAENEGGVQLSYRNLLSPQLVNTGEHSRSEPLSALGAAGSMSSTDSNLYSLIEKMFFILNTLNSSMTQLHSKVDLLSLEVTRIKKQVKPSEMATEFQPPPEYLLTSEELSQLMEQTSNAGELGCRLLVHLFPELFKAKVCTPGCIANKRTLDSLQLQLIRNYVKVCFPLVKNNNIWQDECLLQINNFFNRFWAQKDMESGPQSCGRQTITDFGLKAERNQPCHFINEEGQEVHIDLDSNSDHTNNKVVVPDLVFDTQEVGEDLDKLSSPEDFMFLVNRVFPEVFEEGKLPEGSVGKMILDSDRIEIIRKYMEANFPDIPEDSWLHVCVQRIEDAIEGYHSNGNGSEPENMNDESYGSTSLPDDVSIIKISDMCDYERPGHRSKKSLLVPVDFEQLEIPLPDFSVPQEYLLSREQLRNNYDCSLSIGNFASRLLVLTFPELFTYENTRKHYNCSGSLGKKQLDPVRVNLIRHYVELLYPQAKNDRVWTLEFVGKLDERCRRRDTEQRRSYQQQPKVYAPELEQGPVDFVAACQVNQLNTEHLKEDFEIPPLPPEKSSKDFCMIPLEELKVSIPGFPVPLVYLLSDTEVREIVQQSLSVGNFAARLLVRLFPELFTQENLRLQYNHSGACNKKQLDPVRLRLIRHYVEAVYPVEKMEEVWHYECVPSIDERCRRPNRKKCDILKKAKRSNTVS; via the exons ATGCTGGAGATAG AGCGAGAACCCATTCAAGACATCAAGACGGAGACAGATGAATGTACTATTAGTGAGACAACTGAAGGACCCCGCAGATGGTACCTTGGAACTAGTGAGGTCACCAGGAAACGTATTGCCAAGGACATGGGCTGTGACTCACACAATTCTGAATTGCTCCAGTCTACCAGCAGCAAAAGAGTCAGGGTTTCTAGTGAG gCAGGGCGGCGCTTGCTGAGGAGATTGTCTGAAGAGTCCACAAGGCCACAATCTCTCTGCCTGACATCTGCAGAGAAGGACCCTGCCCAGGAGAAGACTATAGCCTCTTACAGGAAGCCTCTCTACAGCATCTCTCACAGAATCACAGAGAAGAAGCACATATCAAGCCTGGACCAGCAGGCTGAGAATGAGGGAGGAGTGCAGCTAAGCTACAGAAATCTCTTATCCCCTCAACTGGTCAATACAGGGGAACACAGCCGAAGTGAACCCCTCTCTGCCCTGGGGGCAGCAGGGTCCATGTCTTCAACAGACTCTAATCTATACTCCCTCATTGAGAAGATGTTTTTCATCCTCAATACGCTTAACTCAAGCATGACCCAACTGCACAGCAAGGTGGATCTACTTTCCCTGGAGGTCACTCGCATCAAAAAACAGGTCAAACCCTCAGAGATGGCAACTGAGTTCCAGCCTCCTCCAGAATACCTGTTGACAAGTGAGGAGCTGAGTCAACTGATGGAGCAGACATCAAATGCTGGCGAGTTGGGTTGTCGACTGCTAGTACATCTCTTCCCAGAACTTTTTAAAGCCAAGGTGTGCACTCCTGGTTGTATTGCCAACAAGAGAACGTTGGATTCCCTACAGCTGCAGCTAATACGCAACTATGTGAAGGTGTGTTTTCCTCTGGTAAAGAATAACAACATTTGGCAGGATGAATGCCTATTACAGATTAATAACTTCTTTAACCGCTTCTGGGCTCAGAAGGATATGGAGAGCGGGCCACAGTCATGTGGGAGACAGACTATTACAGACTTTGGTTTAAAAGCTGAACGGAACCAGCCCTGCCATTTTATAAATGAGGAGGGGCAAGAAGTGCACATCGACTTAGACTCCAATAGTGACCACACCAACAATAAAGTAGTAGTGCCAGACCTTGTGTTTGACACTCAGGAGGTTGGAGAGGATCTTGATAAGCTCTCCTCCCCTGAAGACTTTATGTTTCTTGTAAACAGAGTTTTCCCAGAGGTTTTTGAGGAGGGGAAATTACCAGAGGGTAGTGTGGGAAAGATGATCCTGGACTCGGACAGGATCGAGATTATTCGTAAGTACATGGAAGCTAATTTTCCTGACATCCCAGAGGATAGTtggctgcatgtgtgtgtgcagcgCATAGAAGATGCAATAGAGGGTTATCACAGTAACGGTAATGGCAGTGAGCCTGAGAACATGAACGATGAGAGCTATGGCTCCACAAGCCTCCCTGATGATGTCTCTATCATCAAGATCAGTGACATGTGTGACTACGAGAGACCAGGTCATAGGTCAAAAAAGTCGTTGCTTGTGCCAGTCGATTTTGAACAACTTGAGATCCCCTTACCAGATTTCAGTGTGCCTCAAGAGTATCTGCTCTCTAGGGAGCAACTGAGGAACAACTATGACTGTAGCTTGTCAATTGGGAACTTTGCCTCTCGCCTCTTGGTACTTACATTCCCTGAGCTCTTCACCTACGAGAACACACGGAAGCATTACAACTGTAGTGGCTCTCTTGGGAAGAAACAGCTTGATCCTGTGCGGGTCAACCTTATTCGCCACTATGTAGAGCTACTATATCCACAGGCCAAGAATGACAGAGTGTGGACCCTGGAATTTGTGGGTAAACTGGACGAGCGGTGCAGGCGACGAGACACGGAACAACGGAGGTCGTACCAGCAGCAACCCAAAGTCTATGCTCCGGAGTTGGAGCAAGGGCCTGTGGACTTTGTGGCTGCTTGCCAAGTGAACCAGCTCAACACAGAGCACTTGAAGGAGGACTTTGAGATCCCTCCACTACCCCCTGAAAAAAGTAGCAAAGACTTCTGCATGATCCCCCTGGAGGAATTGAAGGTGTCGATTCCAGGCTTCCCAGTGCCTTTGGTCTACTTGCTCTCAGACACTGAGGTGCGAGAGATTGTCCAGCAGAGCCTTTCAGTGGGAAACTTTGCCGCCCGCCTACTGGTGCGCCTCTTCCCTGAGCTCTTCACTCAGGAGAACCTGCGGCTTCAGTATAACCATTCAGGCGCCTGCAACAAGAAGCAGCTGGATCCAGTGCGTCTCAGGCTCATACGCCACTATGTAGAAGCCGTGTACCCAGTTGAGAAGATGGAGGAGGTCTGGCATTATGAATGTGTGCCAAGCATAGATGAGCGATGCCGGCGGCCCAACCGCAAGAAGTGTGACATACTGAAGAAGGCCAAGAGATCAAATACTGTGTCCTAG